A single genomic interval of Psychroserpens sp. NJDZ02 harbors:
- a CDS encoding glycosyltransferase family 4 protein, which yields MKKKSVWLINQYLCTPELNGDGHRHSFLAEEWKNKGYDVTLITSSFSHVPFRENKFKGIFKIDNSNIRTLLIKGNKYSETQGFKRVLSWLVFCFFLFFIPTKKIPKPDIIIVSSNSLLPILNVIFYFKKRFKKVRFILEIRDIWPLTLIEIGGFSKKNIFIKVLSWVERLGYQKADYLVSLLEFTDKHINTVLKHNNFNYKWISNGYQLQKAGYYNNIPEATLLKIPKDKFIVGYAGSLGKANAMEFLIDGFKKLDKNVYSLCLLGIGDEMHSLKKRAEGYDNIVFLGKVKKAQVQSFLQECDLLYLGIRDLPLYRFGISMNKTFDYMFSEKPILLSTSAPKNIVEKANCGMVVLPQDINTLVEKIKEFKNMNFIESIEMGKRGKVSLLKHFTYEKLADDYILIFESLYV from the coding sequence ATGAAAAAAAAATCAGTTTGGCTTATAAATCAGTATTTGTGTACTCCGGAGCTTAATGGAGATGGTCATAGGCATTCTTTTTTAGCAGAAGAATGGAAAAATAAAGGTTATGACGTAACACTTATTACCTCTTCTTTTTCACATGTTCCTTTTAGAGAAAATAAATTTAAAGGGATCTTTAAAATAGATAATAGTAATATTAGAACGCTTTTAATAAAAGGTAATAAATATTCTGAAACCCAAGGTTTTAAAAGGGTTTTAAGTTGGTTGGTTTTTTGTTTTTTTTTGTTTTTTATTCCAACCAAAAAAATTCCTAAACCAGATATAATTATAGTTTCTTCTAACTCTTTACTTCCGATTTTAAACGTGATTTTTTACTTTAAAAAAAGATTTAAAAAGGTGAGATTCATTTTAGAGATTAGAGATATTTGGCCACTTACACTGATAGAAATAGGTGGTTTTTCTAAAAAAAATATTTTTATTAAAGTTTTATCTTGGGTGGAAAGACTAGGTTATCAGAAAGCAGATTATTTAGTTTCTTTATTAGAATTTACTGATAAACACATTAACACGGTATTAAAACATAATAATTTTAATTATAAATGGATTTCTAATGGTTATCAATTGCAAAAAGCAGGCTATTATAATAATATACCGGAGGCAACATTATTAAAAATACCAAAAGATAAATTTATTGTTGGTTATGCTGGTTCTTTGGGTAAAGCAAATGCAATGGAGTTTCTTATAGATGGTTTTAAAAAACTAGATAAAAATGTTTATAGTTTATGCTTGTTGGGTATTGGTGATGAAATGCATAGTTTAAAGAAAAGAGCAGAAGGGTATGATAATATTGTTTTTTTAGGTAAAGTTAAAAAGGCTCAGGTACAATCCTTTTTACAGGAATGTGATTTGTTGTATCTCGGTATTCGGGATTTGCCTTTATATAGATTTGGGATTTCAATGAATAAGACTTTTGATTATATGTTTTCAGAAAAACCTATATTGCTTTCAACATCTGCACCAAAAAATATTGTTGAAAAAGCAAATTGTGGTATGGTTGTTCTTCCTCAAGATATTAATACTTTGGTTGAGAAAATAAAGGAATTTAAAAATATGAACTTTATAGAAAGTATTGAAATGGGAAAAAGAGGTAAAGTAAGTTTGTTAAAGCATTTTACTTATGAGAAATTAGCAGATGACTATATCTTAATATTCGAATCACTTTATGTCTAG
- a CDS encoding polysaccharide biosynthesis protein: MLKQLKQALFQVLQSSRKRIDFKSVNYLPRWAILCFDTSILLLSLFFTKIIVSKIQKASFFNLGFSKEELVIVLINVLFFILFRTYAGLIRHSTFIDAAKFFLASVATLLLALGLYYGYFVFSKEELFSIPQLFIYSIISFCGLFLFRILVKQVFEVYQRYSEEEARLNVLVYGTGENAIAIASALKSEKPSRYKVLGFIDKDGKNKSKEILGLPITHLNRKTAVLLRIYNAQALIIADSTLTKEESIKIVDSCLEFNYKVFRAPLLSDIEKNTTLSNQIQKIQIEDILERDPIQLDNKLVAKEIFNKCILVTGGAGSIGSEIVRQVAGYKPSKLLILDQAESPLYNIQLEIRHDFPDLNFEAVIADVRKLDVLDEIFKTHKPQVVYHAAAYKHVPLMESHPSEAIFANVLGTKNIADLSHLYKTEKFVMVSTDKAVNPSNVMGASKRIAEIYVQALQKKVMLDSKNETHFVTTRFGNVLGSNGSVVPLFKRQIEEGGPVTITHPDIIRYFMTIPEACQLVLEAGAMGNGGEIFIFDMGEAVKIIDLAKKIIKLAGFTPYKEIDIKVVGLRPGEKLYEELLSDKSTTLPTYNEKIMIAKVENCTHKQIDRDIQDLITIATEKDKNAIVIKMKEIVPEFLSMNSDFEIFDKKIV, translated from the coding sequence ATGCTTAAACAACTAAAACAAGCTCTATTTCAAGTTTTACAATCTAGTCGAAAACGAATAGATTTTAAAAGTGTTAATTACCTTCCTAGGTGGGCGATACTTTGTTTTGATACGTCTATTCTGTTGCTTTCTTTATTTTTTACAAAAATTATTGTTAGCAAAATTCAGAAGGCTTCATTTTTTAATTTAGGTTTTTCTAAAGAAGAGCTTGTAATAGTATTAATTAATGTCTTGTTTTTTATTCTGTTTAGGACGTATGCAGGCTTAATACGGCATTCAACGTTTATAGATGCGGCGAAATTCTTTTTGGCCTCTGTAGCAACTTTGCTGTTGGCTTTAGGATTGTATTATGGTTATTTTGTTTTCTCTAAAGAGGAATTATTTTCTATTCCACAATTATTTATTTATTCAATAATTTCCTTTTGTGGTTTATTTTTGTTTAGGATTTTGGTAAAACAAGTTTTTGAAGTATATCAACGTTATAGTGAAGAGGAAGCTAGATTAAATGTATTAGTTTACGGTACTGGAGAAAATGCAATAGCCATCGCAAGTGCTTTAAAATCAGAAAAGCCATCACGATACAAAGTATTAGGTTTTATCGATAAAGACGGTAAAAATAAAAGTAAAGAAATATTAGGGTTGCCAATCACACATTTAAATCGTAAAACTGCAGTTTTATTAAGGATATATAATGCTCAAGCCCTAATTATAGCTGATAGTACGCTTACTAAAGAGGAGAGTATTAAGATTGTGGATAGTTGTTTGGAGTTTAATTATAAGGTGTTTAGAGCGCCACTACTGTCTGATATTGAAAAAAACACGACACTTTCAAATCAGATACAAAAAATTCAAATAGAGGATATCTTGGAAAGGGATCCTATACAGCTAGATAATAAACTAGTTGCTAAAGAAATTTTCAATAAATGTATTCTAGTTACAGGAGGTGCGGGATCTATTGGTAGTGAAATTGTAAGACAGGTCGCAGGTTATAAACCAAGTAAACTTTTAATATTAGATCAAGCAGAATCCCCGTTATATAATATTCAATTAGAAATAAGACATGATTTTCCTGACCTTAATTTTGAGGCTGTTATAGCAGATGTTAGAAAACTAGATGTGCTTGACGAAATCTTTAAAACGCATAAACCTCAAGTCGTTTATCATGCTGCTGCATATAAACATGTACCCTTAATGGAAAGTCATCCTTCGGAAGCTATTTTTGCCAATGTTTTAGGAACTAAAAATATAGCGGACTTATCACACCTTTATAAAACAGAGAAATTTGTAATGGTATCAACAGATAAAGCTGTTAATCCAAGTAATGTTATGGGTGCCTCTAAGCGTATCGCGGAAATCTATGTACAAGCATTACAAAAGAAAGTCATGTTAGACAGTAAAAATGAAACACATTTTGTAACTACAAGATTTGGTAATGTTTTAGGAAGTAATGGTTCTGTGGTCCCTTTGTTTAAACGTCAAATTGAAGAAGGAGGTCCTGTAACAATCACGCATCCTGATATTATTAGATATTTTATGACGATCCCAGAAGCTTGTCAATTAGTGTTAGAAGCAGGAGCAATGGGTAATGGTGGAGAGATTTTTATATTTGATATGGGTGAGGCGGTTAAGATTATAGATTTAGCTAAAAAAATTATAAAATTAGCAGGTTTTACACCTTATAAAGAAATTGATATTAAGGTGGTTGGATTGCGGCCTGGAGAAAAATTATATGAAGAACTACTGAGTGATAAGTCGACAACATTACCTACGTATAATGAAAAGATTATGATAGCTAAGGTTGAGAACTGCACACATAAGCAAATAGATAGAGATATTCAAGATTTAATTACTATTGCTACAGAAAAAGATAAAAATGCAATAGTTATTAAAATGAAAGAAATTGTTCCTGAATTTTTGAGTATGAATTCAGACTTTGAAATTTTTGATAAAAAAATAGTTTAA
- a CDS encoding PIG-L deacetylase family protein → MITTSKKIYLTVTAHPDDEALGFGASSFVLSQKGHKIFNCILSGKVDARRHRPDEDKLKEHTENAQKFMGAEPVILGEFPNIKFNTVPHLDLVQYIEDVIDRVQPDVIITHHPYDLNNDHYHTSKACQAAARLFQRKPCKPLTGLYFMEIPSSTDWAFPVDGQNFTPDTFIEVGEIGVEQKLKALYAYEGVMRPYPHPRSDEAIKALATLRGSQVGRHYCEAFQTAMNIIEP, encoded by the coding sequence ATGATAACAACTTCTAAAAAAATTTATCTGACAGTAACAGCGCATCCAGACGACGAAGCTTTAGGTTTTGGCGCAAGCTCTTTTGTATTGTCTCAAAAAGGACATAAAATATTTAATTGTATCTTATCTGGTAAAGTAGATGCTAGAAGGCATAGGCCAGACGAAGATAAATTAAAAGAACATACTGAAAATGCTCAAAAATTTATGGGTGCAGAGCCTGTAATTCTAGGAGAATTTCCCAATATTAAATTTAATACGGTACCACATTTGGACCTCGTACAATATATAGAAGATGTTATAGATCGAGTACAGCCAGATGTTATTATTACACATCATCCATACGATTTAAACAACGATCACTACCATACTTCTAAAGCATGTCAAGCAGCAGCTAGACTATTTCAAAGAAAACCATGCAAACCGCTTACAGGATTGTATTTTATGGAGATACCATCATCTACAGACTGGGCTTTTCCTGTAGATGGTCAAAATTTTACACCAGATACCTTTATAGAAGTTGGAGAAATAGGTGTTGAACAAAAATTAAAAGCACTTTATGCTTACGAAGGTGTTATGCGTCCTTATCCTCATCCTAGAAGTGATGAAGCTATTAAGGCTTTAGCAACTTTAAGAGGGTCGCAAGTAGGTCGACACTATTGTGAAGCCTTCCAAACAGCGATGAATATTATTGAACCTTAA
- a CDS encoding formyltransferase family protein — MKFAFVTCVQIGLSCMKSIYNSNGKLDLIITIPDEKAKKKSGRIYVDEFANKHDIPVLKVNHINDDIAIETIIAHDIDWLFIIGWSQIASENVIHAPKLGAIGAHPTLLPVGRGRAAIPWAIIKGLDKTGVSFFKMDKGVDTGLILGQEIIPLSEKETATTLYNKVNTAHEDFIKVLYKKLEENKVVALKQDDSKATYWEGRKPEDGKILLNMSLDKVDKLVRATTKPYPGAFIIDGDYKTIIWEGVPSEKKMDNDSYLELKLYNGYFYATNFERQLILD, encoded by the coding sequence ATGAAATTCGCATTTGTAACCTGTGTTCAAATTGGACTAAGTTGTATGAAATCTATTTACAATAGTAATGGTAAATTAGATTTAATTATCACTATTCCAGATGAAAAAGCTAAGAAAAAATCTGGTAGAATTTATGTAGATGAATTCGCTAATAAACATGACATTCCGGTCTTAAAAGTAAATCATATAAACGATGATATTGCGATAGAGACAATTATAGCACACGATATCGACTGGTTATTTATAATTGGATGGTCTCAAATAGCATCAGAAAACGTAATACATGCGCCAAAACTTGGAGCGATAGGCGCGCACCCAACACTATTACCAGTTGGAAGAGGTCGTGCTGCTATTCCTTGGGCTATTATTAAAGGGTTAGATAAAACCGGAGTATCCTTTTTTAAAATGGATAAAGGTGTTGATACTGGCTTAATTCTAGGTCAAGAAATAATTCCTTTAAGTGAAAAAGAAACTGCAACTACACTTTATAATAAAGTAAATACAGCGCACGAAGATTTCATAAAAGTATTATATAAAAAATTAGAAGAAAATAAAGTGGTTGCTTTAAAACAAGACGATAGTAAAGCAACGTATTGGGAGGGTAGAAAACCTGAAGATGGAAAAATACTACTAAACATGTCTTTAGATAAAGTAGATAAATTAGTAAGAGCAACAACAAAACCTTATCCTGGAGCTTTTATTATTGATGGAGACTATAAAACGATTATTTGGGAAGGCGTACCTTCTGAAAAGAAAATGGATAATGACAGTTATTTAGAGCTTAAACTATATAATGGCTATTTTTATGCTACAAATTTTGAAAGACAATTAATTCTTGACTAA
- a CDS encoding UDP-glucose dehydrogenase family protein: MKIAVIGTGYVGLVTGTCLAETGNEVLCIDIDKAKVKQMQAGEVPIYEPHLDVLFERNIKANRLKFSTNLEEGLEHGDIIFLALPTPEDEDGSADLKYILGVANDIGKLIKDYKVIVDKSTVPVGTSDKVKAAIAKHAKVDFDVVSNPEFLREGFAVDDFLKPERIVVGSSSDRATELMQKLYKPYVRSGNPIIVMDEKSAELTKYASNSFLAAKITFMNEIANFCEKVGADVDKVRIGMGTDSRIGKRFLFPGIGYGGSCFPKDVKALHKSGLDNNYDFKILDAVINVNARQKLVLIPKIETHFNNDLKGKNIAIWGLAFKPETDDIREAPALYMIEALLEAGCRVTAFDPEAMPNVKRKLGDQINYADSMYDTLQNADALIICTEWSIFRTPNFDKMKGLMSSPIIFDGRNLYDVKDVVNEGFKYVSIGR, encoded by the coding sequence ATGAAAATAGCAGTAATTGGTACAGGTTACGTTGGTTTAGTAACGGGGACGTGTTTAGCAGAAACAGGTAACGAAGTGCTTTGTATAGACATAGACAAGGCTAAAGTAAAACAAATGCAAGCAGGAGAGGTGCCTATTTATGAACCTCATTTGGACGTTTTGTTTGAAAGAAACATAAAAGCAAACAGACTTAAGTTTTCTACTAATCTAGAAGAGGGTCTAGAGCATGGTGATATTATATTTTTAGCACTGCCTACGCCTGAAGACGAAGATGGCTCTGCAGATTTAAAATATATTTTGGGTGTCGCAAATGATATCGGTAAGTTAATAAAAGATTATAAAGTTATTGTCGATAAAAGTACAGTCCCTGTTGGTACTTCTGATAAGGTTAAGGCTGCTATTGCAAAACATGCAAAAGTAGATTTTGATGTGGTGTCTAATCCTGAATTTTTACGTGAAGGATTTGCTGTGGACGACTTTTTAAAGCCTGAACGTATCGTTGTTGGGTCAAGTAGTGATCGTGCTACAGAGCTTATGCAAAAGCTTTATAAACCGTATGTAAGGTCAGGTAATCCAATCATTGTTATGGATGAAAAGTCTGCAGAGCTAACTAAATACGCTTCTAATTCCTTTTTAGCAGCTAAAATCACGTTTATGAACGAGATTGCTAACTTTTGTGAAAAAGTAGGTGCTGATGTGGATAAAGTTAGAATCGGTATGGGTACAGATTCTCGTATTGGTAAACGTTTTTTATTCCCGGGAATTGGTTATGGTGGATCATGTTTTCCTAAAGACGTAAAGGCGTTACATAAATCTGGATTAGATAATAATTATGATTTCAAAATTTTAGATGCTGTTATTAATGTTAATGCTAGACAAAAGTTGGTGTTAATTCCTAAAATTGAAACTCATTTTAATAATGATTTAAAAGGAAAAAATATTGCGATTTGGGGATTAGCATTTAAACCAGAAACGGATGACATACGCGAAGCGCCTGCGTTATACATGATAGAGGCTTTACTGGAGGCTGGTTGTCGTGTTACAGCGTTTGATCCAGAAGCAATGCCTAACGTTAAACGTAAATTGGGCGATCAAATTAATTATGCAGATAGTATGTATGATACGTTGCAAAACGCTGATGCATTGATTATTTGCACGGAGTGGAGTATTTTTAGAACGCCAAATTTTGATAAAATGAAAGGCTTAATGTCTAGTCCTATAATCTTTGATGGTCGCAATTTATACGATGTAAAAGATGTTGTTAACGAAGGGTTTAAATACGTGTCAATAGGAAGATAA
- a CDS encoding sugar transferase, giving the protein MFLLFKRLLDVFVSICLIIFLFPLYAIIALIIFLQDGGTPIFKQLRVGYGGNKFMFYKFRSMPLKTPNVESHEKGKLTITPFGKFIRRSNLDELPQFFNVLKGDMSFIGPRPPIPSQNKLIKLRKENKSLFLKPGLTGWAQVNSYDNMPEEKKAQFDGEYASRISLKMDFLILLKTVVYFTKKPPTY; this is encoded by the coding sequence ATGTTTTTACTATTTAAAAGACTACTAGATGTTTTTGTGTCTATTTGTTTAATAATTTTTCTTTTTCCGTTATATGCAATAATTGCACTAATAATTTTTTTACAAGATGGCGGTACACCAATTTTTAAACAATTAAGAGTTGGGTATGGAGGCAATAAATTTATGTTTTATAAATTTAGAAGTATGCCACTTAAAACACCTAATGTAGAGTCTCACGAAAAAGGAAAATTAACTATTACACCTTTTGGTAAGTTTATTAGAAGATCTAATTTAGACGAGCTTCCTCAGTTTTTTAACGTATTAAAAGGAGATATGAGTTTTATTGGGCCAAGACCACCAATACCATCTCAAAATAAATTAATAAAATTAAGAAAAGAAAATAAATCCTTATTTTTAAAACCTGGACTTACAGGTTGGGCACAGGTAAACTCTTACGATAATATGCCTGAAGAAAAGAAAGCACAATTCGATGGCGAGTATGCAAGTAGAATTTCTTTAAAAATGGATTTCTTAATTTTACTTAAAACAGTAGTCTATTTTACTAAAAAACCTCCAACATATTAA
- a CDS encoding DegT/DnrJ/EryC1/StrS family aminotransferase, with protein sequence MRKIPLSSSHLGVQELTFITKAINNNELTKGENLEGFEADLELYLKEDRYVAALSSGTAAIHLALLQLGVTLNDEVICQTFTFCGSSNPIAYQGATPVFVDSEPETWNMCPNHLETAIKDRISKGVKPKAIIIVHLYGMPSKIDELLEVAAKYKIPVVEDAAEALGSTYKGRQCGTFGDFSILSFNGNKIITTSGGGAMVCNTEEDKKQTIFYATQARDNAPHYEHSKIGYNYRMSNISAGIGRGQMEVLDKHIGLRRDMNAFYVNLFKGIKGVEVQKQPNSDFYSNFWLSCILIHKDAPFTKAQFQSAMEAANIETRPLWKPMHMQPVFEGALYFGDKLSEALFNKGLCLPSGSNLEQKDLDRITKVVKDLL encoded by the coding sequence ATGCGTAAAATTCCTTTATCATCATCTCACCTTGGCGTACAAGAATTAACTTTTATTACAAAAGCTATAAATAATAATGAGCTTACTAAAGGCGAAAACTTAGAAGGCTTTGAAGCCGATTTAGAGCTTTATCTTAAGGAAGATCGTTATGTTGCAGCGTTATCATCAGGTACTGCAGCCATACATTTAGCATTATTGCAATTAGGGGTCACTTTAAATGACGAAGTAATTTGCCAAACCTTTACCTTTTGCGGGTCGTCCAATCCTATCGCTTACCAAGGCGCTACGCCGGTTTTTGTAGATAGTGAGCCTGAGACTTGGAATATGTGTCCTAACCATCTAGAAACGGCTATAAAGGATAGAATTTCGAAAGGTGTAAAGCCAAAAGCAATTATCATTGTTCATTTGTATGGTATGCCTTCTAAAATTGATGAGTTGTTAGAAGTTGCTGCAAAATATAAAATTCCTGTTGTGGAAGATGCAGCAGAAGCTTTGGGATCTACTTATAAAGGTAGACAATGTGGTACGTTTGGAGATTTTTCTATACTATCGTTTAACGGTAACAAAATTATAACAACTTCTGGTGGAGGAGCTATGGTTTGTAATACAGAAGAGGATAAAAAGCAGACGATCTTTTATGCTACACAAGCAAGGGATAATGCGCCACATTATGAGCATTCTAAAATAGGCTATAATTACAGAATGAGTAATATTAGTGCAGGAATAGGCCGTGGACAAATGGAAGTTTTAGATAAACATATTGGGCTGAGAAGAGATATGAATGCGTTTTATGTTAACTTGTTTAAAGGGATCAAAGGAGTTGAAGTTCAGAAACAACCTAACAGCGATTTTTATTCTAATTTTTGGTTAAGTTGTATATTAATTCATAAAGACGCGCCTTTTACAAAAGCACAGTTTCAAAGTGCTATGGAAGCTGCAAATATAGAAACTAGACCGTTATGGAAACCTATGCATATGCAACCAGTCTTTGAGGGGGCTTTGTATTTTGGTGATAAATTAAGTGAGGCCTTATTTAATAAAGGGTTGTGTCTGCCAAGTGGTTCTAATTTGGAACAAAAGGATTTGGACAGGATTACTAAAGTCGTAAAAGACTTGTTGTAA
- a CDS encoding sugar transferase, translating into MTKTQKNVKRGFDVVFAISALTFFSVIIIILILLSIYFFNQKGVFRQERIGYRARPFTIYKVRSINKTSSCKKGARQYGSFIRRTKLDELPQFYNILIGDMSVVGPRPDLPGFADKLTGNNGIILSVKPGLTGPASIYFKNEDKLLEKQQDADQYNLNVIWPKKIEINKIYIQEYSFLKDLYYILKTVF; encoded by the coding sequence TTGACTAAAACTCAAAAAAACGTAAAAAGAGGTTTTGATGTTGTTTTTGCTATATCAGCTTTGACTTTTTTTAGTGTCATAATTATTATATTAATACTACTTTCAATTTACTTTTTTAACCAAAAAGGTGTTTTCAGGCAAGAAAGAATTGGCTATAGAGCGAGACCGTTTACCATATATAAAGTAAGATCAATAAATAAAACAAGTAGCTGTAAAAAAGGAGCTCGCCAATATGGTTCTTTTATTAGGCGCACAAAATTAGACGAGTTGCCACAGTTTTATAATATACTTATAGGAGATATGAGTGTTGTTGGTCCTAGACCAGACCTACCTGGTTTTGCAGATAAGCTAACAGGAAATAATGGAATTATTCTATCGGTCAAACCAGGACTAACAGGTCCAGCTTCAATTTATTTTAAAAATGAAGATAAATTGTTAGAAAAACAACAAGATGCAGACCAATATAATTTAAATGTTATTTGGCCCAAAAAGATAGAGATTAATAAAATATATATACAAGAATATTCTTTTTTAAAAGACTTATATTATATTTTGAAAACTGTTTTTTAA
- a CDS encoding carboxypeptidase-like regulatory domain-containing protein — protein sequence MRKIIILLALVAFSCSKEDNQSSNYTISGIIKNQTIPVVNAEVSLDNLIQFSTTTDTNGYFEITNVSPGDYNLEAKKGIETGGFTTISERVVVSNSNINLNEIQLPEPVILNEALIVSSIDGNTVTLNWSQYTGDDFREYKLYKHDTSGIDENTAELIHVTTISNELEFTLQLPHNSNTYFRVFVLDEFGLLGGSNIVNASIGSYAYNEEITVNITNEYYLNPDEEQTLYFEAQQGEAYAIQWIDNIVDDSYSAASLVVSAYNQDGTNYYFQNERLIPMTGSPMPIIAPANERVYLNIKGDDTYIPVSGTYGVKITKLTSSSYNLDTNYSVGMDLGETKLLDFNAEANKNYKITLTSTVPYGAYGDGIQTHFSVFKESSSTFLNYKQPLTNLCCSTAIEYNFNSNINQKIYIIFDGAYWITPNNIDLIVEEI from the coding sequence ATGAGAAAAATAATAATTTTACTAGCATTAGTTGCTTTTAGTTGTTCCAAAGAGGATAATCAATCTTCTAATTATACCATTTCGGGTATTATTAAAAACCAAACAATCCCTGTTGTTAATGCAGAAGTAAGTCTAGATAACTTAATACAGTTTTCAACTACAACAGATACAAATGGTTATTTTGAAATTACTAACGTAAGTCCAGGAGATTATAATTTAGAAGCAAAAAAAGGGATAGAAACTGGAGGTTTTACCACTATTAGTGAAAGGGTTGTGGTTTCAAATAGTAATATTAATCTTAACGAAATTCAATTACCAGAACCCGTAATACTTAATGAGGCTCTAATAGTTAGTAGTATTGATGGTAATACAGTAACCTTAAATTGGAGCCAATACACAGGTGATGACTTTAGAGAATACAAACTATACAAACATGATACTAGTGGAATTGACGAGAACACAGCTGAGTTAATACATGTAACAACGATTAGTAATGAATTAGAATTTACACTTCAACTTCCTCATAACTCCAACACTTATTTTAGAGTATTTGTTTTAGATGAATTTGGACTACTTGGTGGTAGTAATATAGTAAATGCATCCATAGGTAGTTATGCATACAACGAGGAGATTACAGTAAACATTACTAATGAGTATTATCTTAATCCAGATGAAGAACAAACGCTATATTTTGAAGCACAACAAGGAGAAGCATATGCCATACAGTGGATTGATAATATAGTTGATGACAGTTATTCTGCCGCAAGTTTAGTAGTTTCCGCATATAACCAAGACGGAACAAATTATTATTTTCAAAACGAAAGATTAATTCCAATGACTGGATCACCAATGCCAATAATTGCACCAGCCAATGAACGTGTGTATTTAAATATAAAAGGAGATGACACTTATATACCTGTTAGTGGTACATATGGTGTAAAAATCACCAAACTAACATCAAGTAGTTATAATTTAGACACCAATTATAGTGTTGGAATGGATTTAGGGGAAACAAAACTATTAGATTTTAATGCAGAAGCAAATAAAAACTACAAAATTACCTTAACAAGTACAGTTCCATATGGTGCATATGGAGATGGAATACAAACACATTTTAGTGTGTTTAAAGAGTCTTCATCCACTTTTTTAAACTACAAACAGCCTTTAACAAATCTGTGTTGTTCAACAGCTATTGAGTATAATTTTAACTCTAATATTAACCAAAAAATCTATATTATTTTTGATGGTGCTTATTGGATAACACCTAATAATATAGATTTAATTGTAGAGGAGATATAG
- a CDS encoding LamG domain-containing protein has product MKLSTLTIAFIALTCFSCGNKKENKKNTTESNVVIEEKKITIEGLSYELLFDGIRKEGDYDEVVGTYTENRLGNKKKALSMDGLSEYVKIENHDNINPKKGLTLSIWYKPISFKGSGNDPIIVKPFSGSGAPFAQYHLNVTGNEYIKSKGVFKFGLSINGKYSSIKTAVNTWTPDNWYNITATYDGLVMKLYVNGVLKNSRAIEGQLDVYNTDLFIGKNEVKPNKFINTPGTYDNFRIYNRALTKEEVNMLNE; this is encoded by the coding sequence ATGAAATTAAGCACATTAACAATCGCTTTTATTGCGCTAACATGTTTTTCTTGTGGTAACAAAAAAGAAAATAAAAAAAACACTACTGAATCAAATGTAGTAATTGAAGAAAAAAAAATAACTATTGAGGGTTTATCGTATGAACTATTATTTGACGGTATTAGAAAAGAAGGAGATTACGATGAAGTAGTAGGTACATATACTGAAAACAGACTTGGAAACAAGAAAAAAGCCTTATCCATGGATGGGTTAAGCGAATATGTGAAAATAGAAAATCATGATAACATAAACCCTAAAAAAGGTTTAACTCTGTCAATATGGTACAAACCTATATCCTTTAAAGGTAGTGGTAATGACCCAATAATTGTTAAACCGTTTTCTGGTAGCGGTGCTCCTTTTGCCCAATACCATTTAAATGTCACAGGAAACGAGTATATCAAATCTAAGGGTGTATTTAAATTTGGTCTGTCTATTAATGGTAAATACAGCTCGATTAAAACTGCCGTTAACACATGGACACCTGACAATTGGTATAACATTACAGCTACTTATGATGGCTTGGTTATGAAGTTATATGTAAATGGTGTACTTAAAAATAGTAGAGCTATTGAAGGGCAACTTGATGTTTACAATACCGATTTATTTATTGGTAAAAATGAAGTTAAGCCTAATAAATTTATAAACACACCTGGTACTTATGATAACTTTAGAATTTATAATAGAGCATTGACAAAGGAAGAGGTTAATATGCTTAATGAATAA